One Setaria italica strain Yugu1 chromosome I, Setaria_italica_v2.0, whole genome shotgun sequence DNA window includes the following coding sequences:
- the LOC101774909 gene encoding 7-deoxyloganetin glucosyltransferase, producing the protein MARPHVVVVPYPGSGNVNPALQLAKLLHRHGAYVTFVNTEHNHRRVQDTEGAGAVRGREGFRFETIPDGLSEADRGKQDYGTGLALSITTRCAAPFRALVERLNGDEPGVPRVTCVLATMLMGFAIGVARELRIPTMVFWTTSAASLMADMRLRDLEGRGYVPLKDESYLTNGYVETTVIDWIPGMPPMNLGDLSSFLRTTDPDDFCLRLIEAEANNCSKAGALILNTFDSLEAEVLAALRAEYPRIYTIGTLGSLLRRGAAATDDNSTDCDDSPGLSLWKQDAECLAWLDTQAPRSVVYVNFGSHTVLSPEQLAEFAWGLAASGHTFLWSIRDDLVRGGGGGLAALPPAFTAETAGRCRVTAWCPQEQVLRHPAVDGFLTHSGWNSTCESVAAGVPMACWPGFADQYTNCRYACEAWGIGVRLDAEVRREQVAERVREVMASGEMRRNVARWKTEAAAATSPGGSSYENFLAMVTALRSSSNCSQA; encoded by the coding sequence ATGGCGAGGCCGCACGTCGTGGTGGTGCCGTACCCGGGCTCCGGCAACGTCAACCCGGCGCTGCAGCTCGCCAAGCTCCTGCACCGCCACGGCGCCTACGTCACCTTCGTCAACACCGAGCACAACCACCGCCGCGTGCAGGACAccgagggcgccggcgccgtgcgcGGCCGCGAGGGCTTCCGCTTCGAGACCATCCCGGATGGTCTGTCGGAGGCGGACCGCGGCAAGCAGGACTACGGCACCGGCCTCGCCTTGTCGATCACCACTCGCTGCGCGGCGCCCTTCAGGGCCCTCGTAGAGAGGCTCAACGGCGACGAGCCCGGCGTGCCGCGTGTCACGTGCGTGCTGGCCACCATGCTGATGGGCTTCGCGATCGGCGTGGCGCGGGAGCTCCGGATCCCGACCATGGTGTTCTGGACCACCAGCGCCGCCTCGCTCATGGCCGACATGAGGCTCCGCGATCTCGAGGGGAGAGGCTATGTGCCACTCAAAGATGAGAGCTACTTGACCAACGGCTACGTCGAGACGACGGTCATCGACTGGATCCCCGGCATGCCGCCGATGAACCTCGGCGACCTGTCCAGCTTCCTCCGCACCACGGATCCGGATGACTTCTGTCTCCGGCTCATAGAGGCAGAGGCCAACAACTGTTCCAAGGCCGGCGCTCTCATCCTCAACACATTCGACAGCCTTGAGGCCGAGGTTCTCGCTGCGCTCCGTGCTGAGTACCCACGCATCTACACCATCGGCACCCTGGGCTCCCTGCTGCgacgtggcgccgccgccaccgacgacAACTCCACTGATTGCGACGATTCGCCCGGGCTGAGCCTGTGGAAGCAGGATGCCGAGTGCCTGGCGTGGCTGGACACGCAGGCGCCGCGCTCCGTCGTGTACGTCAACTTCGGCAGCCACACGGTCCTGTCGCCGGAGCAGCTGGCCGAGTTTGCGTGGGGCCTCGCGGCGAGCGGCCACACGTTCCTCTGGTCCATCAGGGACGACctcgtccgcggcggcggcggcggcctcgctgCGCTGCCTCCGGCGTTCACTGCCGAGACGGCGGGGCGGTGCCGCGTGACGGCGTGGTGCCCGCAGGAGCAGGTGCTGCGGCACCCGGCCGTGGACGGCTTCCTGACCCACAGCGGGTGGAACTCGACGTGCGAgagcgtggccgccggcgtgcCGATGGCGTGCTGGCCGGGGTTCGCCGACCAGTACACCAACTGCAGGTACGCATGCGAGGCATGGGGCATCGGCGTCCGGCTGGACGCGGAGGTCAGGAGGGAGCAGGTCGCTGAACGTGTCAGGGAGGTGATGGCGAGCGGGGAGATGCGGAGGAACGTGGCGAGGTGGAAgacggaagcggcggcggccaccagcCCCGGCGGGTCGTCGTACGAGAACTTCCTGGCGATGGTGACAGCGCTCAGGAGCTCATCCAATTGCTCACAAGCCTGA
- the LOC101767886 gene encoding 7-deoxyloganetin glucosyltransferase, which translates to MARAHAVVVPYPGSGNINPALQLAKLLHRHGVYITFVNTEHNHRRVQDTEGAGAVRGREGFRFEAIPDGLSEADRGKQDYGRGLSVSMSTRCAAPLRDLIARLNGTPGVPPVSCVLPTMLMSFALGVARELGIPTLAFWTGSAAALMTHMRLRELEERGYVPLKDQSFLTNGYLEKTVIDWIPGMPPIRLGDFSSFLRTTDPNDFGLRFNESEANKCTQAGALILNTFDGLEADVLAALRAEYPRIYTIGPLGSMLRRGATAAAGEDDGESTGLSLWKQDTECLAWLDTQEPRSVVYVNFGSHTVLTPEQLAEFAWGLAASGHVILWCIRDNLLRGGGGGMAVLPPEFTAETAGRCRVTPWCPQEQVLRHPAVGCFLTHSGWNSTCETVAAGVPMVCWPGFSDQYTNCKYSCEVWGVGVRLDAEVRREQVAMHVREVMGSEEMQRNAAKWKEEAEAATGPGGSSFENLLSMVRALSNPPNSED; encoded by the exons ATGGCGAGGGCGCACGCCGTGGTGGTGCCCTACCCGGGCTCCGGCAACATCAACCCGGCGCTGCAGCTCGCCAAACTGCTCCACCGCCACGGCGTCTACATCACCTTCGTCAACACCGAGCACAACCACCGCCGCGTGCAGGACAccgagggcgccggcgccgtgcggGGGCGCGAGGGCTTCCGCTTCGAGGCGATCCCCGACGGCCTGTCCGAGGCCGACCGCGGCAAGCAGGACTACGGCCGCGGCCTGTCCGTGTCCATGAGCACGCGCTGCGCGGCGCCGCTTAGGGACCTCATCGCGCGGCTCAACGGCACGCCCGGCGTGCCGCCGGTCTCGTGCGTGCTGCCCACGATGCTGATGAGCTTCGCGCTGGGCGTGGCGCGGGAGCTCGGGATCCCGACCCTGGCGTTCTGGACTGGAAGCGCCGCCGCGCTGATGACCCACATGAGGCTCCGGGAGCTCGAGGAACGAGGATACGTGCCACTCAAGG ATCAGAGCTTCTTGACGAACGGCTACCTCGAGAAGACGGTCATCGACTGGATCCCCGGCATGCCGCCGATCCGCCTCGGTGACTTCTCCAGCTTCCTCCGCACCACCGACCCGAACGATTTCGGCCTCCGCTTCAACGAATCAGAGGCCAACAAGTGCACCCAGGCCGGCGCCCTCATCCTCAACACCTTCGACGGCCTCGAGGCCGacgtcctcgccgcgctccgagCCGAGTACCCGCGCATCTACACCATCGGGCCTCTAGGCTCCATGCTCCGGCGTggtgccactgccgccgccggtgaagaCGATGGCGAATCGACCGGGCTAAGCCTGTGGAAGCAGGACACCGAGTGCCTGGCGTGGCTGGACACGCAGGAGCCGCGCTCCGTCGTGTACGTCAACTTCGGCAGCCACACTGTGCTGACGCCGGAGCAGCTGGCCGAGTTCGCGTGGGGCCTCGCGGCGAGCGGCCACGTGATCCTATGGTGCATCAGGGACAACcttctccgcggcggcggcggcggcatggccgtgctgccgccggagTTCACGGCCGAGACGGCGGGTAGGTGCCGCGTGACCCCGTGGTGCCCGCAGGAGCAGGTGCTGCGGCACCCGGCCGTGGGGTGCTTCCTGACGCACAGCGGGTGGAACTCGACGTGCGAGAccgtggccgccggcgtgcCGATGGTGTGCTGGCCGGGGTTCTCGGACCAGTACACCAACTGCAAGTACTCCTGCGAGGTGTGGGGTGTCGGCGTCCGGCTGGACGCCGAGGTCAGGAGGGAGCAGGTCGCCATGCACGTCAGGGAGGTGATGGGGAGCGAGGAGATGCAGAGGAACGCGGCCAagtggaaggaggaggcggaggcggcgaccgGCCCCGGCGGGTCGTCGTTTGAGAATCTACTGAGCATGGTGAGAGCGCTCAGTAACCCACCCAACTCAGAAGACTGA